In a single window of the Microbacterium sp. SL75 genome:
- a CDS encoding GNAT family N-acetyltransferase, which produces MASTDTLTLPLDQTSAADLAASGLEYARVDAEGEGFRPFQRAVARGFLGGESTDDEAENARTTLRTRRLTAVYDRRGVEPEVPVGTIDSWASELTTSPGRTTPLWSISAVTVAATHRRRGIARAMIGGELRTAAAAGFAIAGLTVTEATIYGRWGFSPAAWASDVEVDTGRARWIGPSSPGRLDFVPREAVADRLSAVHERVRLQRPGSVPGWDGRWRGVAGLAPGDKSGEKVRAVSYRTADGDETGILVYVIDERDDFSAHDLEVRAIFAVDGEASAALWRFALEHDLVGRVKAWLQPAVPPVQWMVADRRAVTATLTDHHWLRILDVPGALASRRYAAGLDVVLRVADPLGFAEGTWNLRITADGEAEVVPASDRPVDVELTVGALSSLLLGGVRSAELALAGLVHGDADVLASLDRVFAPEVTPLLDIWY; this is translated from the coding sequence ATGGCATCCACCGACACCTTGACGCTGCCCCTCGACCAGACCTCCGCCGCCGACCTCGCCGCCTCCGGCTTGGAGTACGCGCGTGTGGATGCCGAGGGAGAGGGGTTCCGTCCCTTCCAGCGCGCGGTGGCCCGGGGCTTCCTGGGCGGGGAGTCGACAGACGACGAGGCCGAGAACGCGCGCACGACCCTGCGGACCCGCCGTCTCACGGCGGTCTACGACCGCCGGGGCGTCGAGCCCGAGGTGCCCGTCGGCACGATCGACTCGTGGGCGTCGGAGCTCACGACGTCGCCCGGGCGCACGACGCCGCTGTGGTCGATCAGCGCCGTCACGGTCGCGGCGACGCATCGCCGGCGGGGTATCGCCCGCGCGATGATCGGCGGCGAGCTGCGCACGGCAGCGGCGGCGGGCTTCGCCATCGCTGGTCTCACCGTCACCGAGGCCACGATCTACGGGCGCTGGGGGTTCTCTCCCGCCGCGTGGGCCTCGGATGTCGAGGTCGACACGGGTCGTGCCCGCTGGATCGGCCCGTCGTCCCCCGGGCGTCTCGACTTCGTCCCGCGTGAGGCGGTGGCGGATCGTCTGAGCGCTGTGCACGAGCGCGTGCGCCTCCAGCGTCCCGGGTCCGTCCCCGGGTGGGATGGCCGGTGGCGTGGCGTGGCCGGTCTCGCGCCGGGCGACAAGTCCGGCGAGAAGGTGCGCGCCGTCTCGTACCGCACCGCCGACGGTGACGAGACGGGGATCCTCGTCTACGTGATCGACGAGCGCGACGACTTCTCCGCACACGATCTCGAGGTGCGCGCGATCTTCGCCGTCGACGGCGAGGCCTCGGCCGCCCTGTGGCGGTTCGCGCTCGAGCACGACCTCGTCGGTCGGGTGAAGGCGTGGCTGCAGCCGGCCGTGCCTCCCGTGCAGTGGATGGTCGCCGACCGCCGCGCGGTGACGGCGACGCTCACCGACCATCACTGGTTGCGCATCCTCGACGTCCCCGGGGCGCTGGCCTCGCGCCGGTACGCGGCCGGTCTCGACGTGGTCCTGCGCGTCGCCGACCCGCTCGGCTTCGCCGAGGGCACGTGGAACCTGCGCATCACGGCGGACGGCGAGGCGGAGGTCGTGCCCGCGAGCGACCGGCCGGTCGACGTCGAGCTCACCGTCGGTGCCCTCAGCTCGCTCCTTCTCGGCGGGGTCCGTTCGGCCGAGCTCGCGCTCGCGGGTCTCGTGCACGGCGACGCCGACGTCCTGGCATCCCTCGACCGCGTCTTCGCCCCCGAGGTCACCCCGCTGCTCGACATCTGGTACTGA